Within Desulfatiglans sp., the genomic segment CCATGACATTCTGGTGCGTTTCTCCCAGCCACTTTACAATATCGGCCTGTATACCGTTTGTATCCTGGTACTCATCAACCATTATATGACTGTATCTCCTGGCCAGGAGCCCCCTTACTGTTTCATTTTCTGCGAGCAGCCGCCTGAACAGAAGCAGGAGGTCATCATAGTCCATCATCTGATTTGCTTTTTTATATTTGCCGTAATGCTCCCCTATGGTGGTGATAACATGGGCATGTTCCAGGAACTGGCTGTATTCATCAGTCATGAGCCATTCAACAGGCCTTTCAAGGTTAGCGGCCTTGCTTATGATAGAGGCAATGGTGCCCTTTTTGGGGAACCTTGCGACATTTTCGTCTGTGTGTATCTCATTGACAAGCTCCCTCACAATCTCTTCCATGTCCTGCCTGTCAAGGATGGTAAAGGATGAATCAAACCCAAGCAGATGTGCATTGCTCCGAAGCACCCTGTGGGCAAGGGAATGAAATGTGCCGCCAGCAACATTCCTGCACCTTTCATCAGCAAGGTGTGCTGCCCTTTCAAGCATCTCGCCTGATGCCTTGCGGGTAAAGGTTAATAAAAGGATATTCTCCGGTGGTATGCCTGACTCAACAAGCCTTGCAACACGGTATACCAGTGTGCGCGTCTTCCCGCTCCCTGCCCCTGCTATAACCTGCACAGGGCCGTCAAGGGTCATGACTGCCTCAAGCTGAGCCGGATTAAGTACATCTTTATATCTGATACTGTTTTCCAATGACTTTTGTTCCCCTTAACAAATAAAGATGTCAAGCTTCAGATCATTTTACTTGCGAGATAAAGAATTGTGTATATAGCAATCATTATTAAAAAAACAGGCAACAACAGAGAGAATACTGCTTTTCCATTACTTGTTTCATGAACCTCTCTAATTCCGGTCACAATAATTGTCAGACTCCAGACAAAGGCTATAATGTCTCCAATATATGGTAGAACACAGAGAATCGATACCGCTTTTGAATAGAGAATTACCTTTAAAGTGCCTTCAAACCCCCTTGAGACGCCACCAATCATGAAAAGGATCACATGAACAACAGCACTTACGAACAAGGCTTGAATAAACACAAAAAATGGAGACCATATGATCAGCCTAAGAAAAGTATCGTTGATAGCGGTTAAATCAGGAAATAAATTTATTATATTAGAATCGCCATTAGATAGAAAAAAAAATATCCAAAAGACCTGGAACATAAGTCCAATAGAACCTGTGAGTATACCAAAAATCAGGGCTTCTTTAAGAGATGTCTCCTTTACACCCCTGAAAAACTCTGTGGGACTAAGCAGCACCCCTGAAAATACCCGCAAAAGATCTCCAAAGTAGCCACGTTCTTCCCCGATTGGAGAGGCATGTTCATCAACCGGTTCAGCCGTTACATCCGTTACCTTATCCACATCTGGTAATGGCGGGGGCGTTTCCTGCTGTACAGGCGCCTCTGGCAGCTTCTCCATTGAAACAGGTTCCTCTTCAGGTATTACAGGTATCTCAAAGGTCTTGCTGCACCTCGGGCATTTGGCATGTTTAATACCGGCAGGAATATTTTCACTTGGTATCTGTTTTGAAAAATTGCAGTTAGGGCATGTAATATTAATTATCATTTCTCCTCTTTTCATTTGAAAGACGGCCTAGTTCCTTTTTCTGGGACCACCTTTTTATCCTGTCAATAATACCGGTTACCGGTATTCTTCTCAGATTCTCGCTTCTCATCTCAAGGCCATCCTTTGTGCCTATTGCTGTTTTCAGGCACTGGAGCCGCTCAGGGCAATCAAAGCAGCCCGGAGGTGTTGCCCTGAGCCCCTCCCTGCCAAAAGGGAATACCTTATCTAAAATACCGTAACAGGCCTTTCTTTCCATAGTTTTAATAACCTCTGTGCCTTATACAATATTGGAGATAATAGTTAAAGGGTAAACTCATTGACTTAATACCCATTAATCAATATATATGAACACATGGAAAGGCATACAAGATTATACCTAGCACGGCACGGCCAGATAATAGGTTTTGAGAGGATGACCGCAAACGGCCATACTGATGTGGACATCAATGAAACAGGGGTTGTCCAGATGAACTCCCTTGCAGAAAGATTGCGCCTTGTTGAAATAAACGCCATTTATGCCACAGGGTTAAAAAGGACTGAAAAGGGGGCAAGGATAATCGGGCAATATCATAGCGTGCCAATCAAAACAAAACCCGATCTAAAGGAGATATTTTTCGGTGACTGGGAAGGCATGCCCCTTGAGGAGATAGAGAGGATATACCCCGGTGAACTTGATAAAAGATATGCGGATATTGCCGGTTACGGGCCCCCCAATGGCGAAAACATGGGAGATGTATCAAAAAGAGTGCTCGGTTGCCTGAAGGAGATACTAAAAGAAGAGGAAGGTAAAAACATACTTATTATTGCACACGGCGGGGTGAACAGGCTTATCCTCTGCGATGCCCTGGGCTTGCCGGTAAAGAGCCTCTTTAATATACAGCAGGACTATGGCTGCCTTAATATAATAGATTATTATCCTGAAAACAGGCTCGTGAGGCTTATGAACGGGTGAGGGGGGAGGAGGAAGGCTGAGGTATGAAACCTGAAACCTGAAACCTGAAGGCTGAAAGGTGAAAGCTCAAAGCAGAAATATGATAGACAGAATCTCAACTATATCCCTTTTTAACGGGCTCCCGGATGATCATCTGGAATCTTTATCCATGATTACAAAGGAGAATATCTATAAAAAGGGAGAAAACATCTTTACTGAAAATGAACAGGCAACCGGGTTATATGCTGTAGGATCAGGCAGGGTTAAGATATACAAGCTTTCACCTGATGGCAGGGAGCAGATCCTCCACATATTCGGGCCGGGTGAGGTATTTGGTGAGGTGCCAGTGTTTTCCGGTAAGAGATTTCCTGCGAGCGCTGACGCAATGGATGAAAGCAGGGTCCTTTTTTTCCAAAGGGAGGCGCTCATAAGCCTTATACAAAAAAACCCTCTGATTGCAATGAACATGCTGGCGGTGCTTTCCATGCGACTCCGCCGCTTTACATCTATGATAGATGACCTATCTCTAAAGGAGGTGCCAGGCCGCCTTGCTAAACACCTGCTCTATATGAAGCAGGAGCATGGAAAAACTGAACTTGACCTTGGCATAACAAAGGGTCAGCTAGCGAGCCTGCTTGGCACCATACCGGAGACACTCTCCCGCATACTCACAAAGATGGTAGATCAGGGCCTTATAGAGATCGATGGCCGCAGGATCAGGATCATTGAGACAGAAGGGATAGAGGAGCTTGCAGAGGGAGTAAGAAAGCTATAATCCTCTATAAAGACCTTAAAGCATGTTGGTCTTTTATCAAAATGACAATATTTTGACATCTTTATTAAAGATTTATTAAGTTAAAACACTTTTATACCCCTATTCTCCCCGTATTCAGCCCTGATTGCTGCATTTACACCAGATATTCCAATCCATACTGATCTGGCATAAATATTGAATAATAGACTTTGTTAACTGTTTTGTTTTGATTCAGGGCTCTACCATTATTATGAAAATAGAGTTTTATTTCAGCCGGTTAGCTCATTTTTTAAGTATTTTGGGGGAGGAGTAATTGTTCTGGAAAAATATCAAGTTACGTAACAAGTTGTTTCTCGGGTTCAGCATAGTACTGGCACTTCTTTTAATCGTCGGCATCCTTGCCTATAACAGTATAGGCATTATCAAGCAGCAGTCACAGGATGTCATTCTTCACAACCAGACAGACTCCATCTTTGCACAGGGGGAGATTGAACTGCTTGACCTGATCAACAGCATAAATCTCTTATGGGTAGACCCGAACACAGCGAAGATAAAAATTGGCGGGGATAACCCCAATTCAACTCTTGCGAAATGGCTGAATGGTGATGAAAGAAAAAGGATAGAGGCCTCATACCCTGACCTGAAAGGAAGGATTACCGGGCTGGAAAAATCCTATTCAGAGTTATCTGCTTCCATTAAAGAGATAAACAGCATAATTGCAAAATCTCTCTCAAAGGAAGAGGGGCTTTCTGCTGCCAGGGATTATTATCTTAAAAATACAATGCCTGTATCTACGCGGGTTAAGGAGATAGTGCAAGCCATCCGGGGTTCATTAAGGCTCTCCTTGAGCGGTGAGGAGATGGTAAAAAGTGTCCAGAACACCCGCCGTATTGTGGCCTTTATATCTATACTTGCCATTGCAGTTGGCTTTTTACTATCTGTAATAACGGCTGCCACTATATCGAGGCCACTTTCAATGGCCACTAATTTTGCAGAACAGATTGCTAAAGGGGATTTTACAAAAAGGCTCCCCATAACACAGAAGGATGAAATCGGGCTTTTATCCAATGCGCTTAATGCCCTGGTTATAAGTATCGGGAAGATGTTCAGGGAGATCAATAATGGCTCAATTACCCTCAATGCATCATGTGAAAGGCTGAGCGCCATATCAGAACTTATGAAAACAGGGGCAGAACAGACATCCATAAGGGCAAATACCGTTGCTGCGGCAGGAGAGCTGATGAGCGGTAACATGAGCATGGTTACCACTGAGAGTGAACAGACTGCAAACAACGTCAATATGGTAGCCTCAGCCGCCGAAGAGATGAGCGCCACAATTAATGAGATTGCACATAATACTGAAAAGGCGCGCACCATAACCGATAACGCAGTTGCCCGGACAAGGGATACTTCAGAAAAGGTAGACAAGCTTGGCGAGGCAGCAGAGAGTATAAACAAGGTCACCGAAGCAATAAACGATATCTCGGATCAAACCAACCTTCTGGCCCTTAACGCCACCATTGAGGCGGCCAGGGCAGGTGAGGCAGGCAGGGGTTTTGCGGTTGTCGCAAATGAGATCAAGGAGCTTGCTAAACAGACAGCCCTTGCGACAAAAGAGATAAAGGAAAAGGTTGGAAGTATACAGGCATCCACAAAGGAGACAATAGGCAGGATAAAAGAGATATCTGATATTAATGCCGAGGTTAGTGAAATAGTAACAGCCATAGCAAATGCGGTTGAAGAGCAGTCTGTTACTACACAGGAGATCGCAAAAAATATTGCCCAGGCGTCAGATGGCATCAGAAATGTTAATGACAATGTGTCTCAGAGCTATATAGTGGCAAATGATATATCCGGAGAAATCGCAGGGGTTAACCAGTCAGCAGAGGAGATGAAGTCATCCAGTTCTCAGGTGAATATAAGCTCACTCGATCTCCAGAAGGTGGTGAAGAGACTTTCCGGTATTATGGCCAGGTTCAA encodes:
- a CDS encoding HAMP domain-containing protein; amino-acid sequence: MFWKNIKLRNKLFLGFSIVLALLLIVGILAYNSIGIIKQQSQDVILHNQTDSIFAQGEIELLDLINSINLLWVDPNTAKIKIGGDNPNSTLAKWLNGDERKRIEASYPDLKGRITGLEKSYSELSASIKEINSIIAKSLSKEEGLSAARDYYLKNTMPVSTRVKEIVQAIRGSLRLSLSGEEMVKSVQNTRRIVAFISILAIAVGFLLSVITAATISRPLSMATNFAEQIAKGDFTKRLPITQKDEIGLLSNALNALVISIGKMFREINNGSITLNASCERLSAISELMKTGAEQTSIRANTVAAAGELMSGNMSMVTTESEQTANNVNMVASAAEEMSATINEIAHNTEKARTITDNAVARTRDTSEKVDKLGEAAESINKVTEAINDISDQTNLLALNATIEAARAGEAGRGFAVVANEIKELAKQTALATKEIKEKVGSIQASTKETIGRIKEISDINAEVSEIVTAIANAVEEQSVTTQEIAKNIAQASDGIRNVNDNVSQSYIVANDISGEIAGVNQSAEEMKSSSSQVNISSLDLQKVVKRLSGIMARFNLQPARFDIGTVKVAHLTWRTKFEALLKGKDTLTAEEIRNPHACEFGKWYFGAEGQKLKDISLFKELGAHHTRIHSLADELVDLNKNGDDKRFREVMLEFEATRGRFFETMNDLYLV
- the cobC gene encoding alpha-ribazole phosphatase, producing the protein MERHTRLYLARHGQIIGFERMTANGHTDVDINETGVVQMNSLAERLRLVEINAIYATGLKRTEKGARIIGQYHSVPIKTKPDLKEIFFGDWEGMPLEEIERIYPGELDKRYADIAGYGPPNGENMGDVSKRVLGCLKEILKEEEGKNILIIAHGGVNRLILCDALGLPVKSLFNIQQDYGCLNIIDYYPENRLVRLMNG
- a CDS encoding Crp/Fnr family transcriptional regulator; its protein translation is MIDRISTISLFNGLPDDHLESLSMITKENIYKKGENIFTENEQATGLYAVGSGRVKIYKLSPDGREQILHIFGPGEVFGEVPVFSGKRFPASADAMDESRVLFFQREALISLIQKNPLIAMNMLAVLSMRLRRFTSMIDDLSLKEVPGRLAKHLLYMKQEHGKTELDLGITKGQLASLLGTIPETLSRILTKMVDQGLIEIDGRRIRIIETEGIEELAEGVRKL